ttatattattttacatagttttatatagttttatatagttttatatagttctatagagttttatataggtttatatagttttatatagctttatatagttctatagagttttaaatagttttatatagctttgttatttttacatagttttctatagttctatagagttttatatagatttatatagttttttaatatagttttattagttttatatagttttatatagttttatatagttttatatagtttcacagagttttatatagttttatatagttttatatagttttatatagttttgttagttttgtatagttttatatagttttatatagttttatatagttttatatagttttgttagttttgtatagttttaaatagttttatacagttttatatagttttatatagttttatagagttttatatagttttatatagttttatatagttttgttagttttgtatagttttatttagttctatagagttttatataggtttatatagttttgttagtttaatatagttttatatagttttacatagttttatatagttttacatagttttatatagttttatatagtttcatatagttctatagagttttatataggtttctatagttttgttagttttatatagttctatatagttttaattagtatagttttatatagttttgttagtttttatatagttttatatatttttattttgttttatatagtgttatattattttacatagttttatatagttttatatagtttttatatagttctatagagttttatataggtttatatagttttttatatagctttatatagttctatagagttttaaatagttttatatagctttgttatttttacatagttttctatagttctatagagttttaatatagatttatatagttttatatagttttattagttttatatagttttatatagttttatatagttttatatagttcacagagttttatatagttttatatagttttatatagttttatatagttttgtttagttttgtatagttttatatagttttatatagttttatatagttttatatagttttgttagttttggcatagttttatatagttttatatagttttatatagttttatatagttttatatagttttataatagttttgttagttttgtatagttttataaagttttatatagtttttatatagttttatatagttttgttagttttgtatagttttatatagttttatagagttttatatagtactatatagttttatatagtttcatatagtactaaatagttttatatagttttattcgttttatatagttttatacagttttttatggttctatatagttttttatagtttaacgtagttttatatagtttgttagttttatatagttttatatagttttatagagttttatatagttttatatagttttgttagttttgtatagttttatatagttttatatagttttatatagttttatatagttttatatagttttatatagttttgttagttttgtatagtttatatagttttatatagctttatatagttttgtagttttgtatagttttatatagtttatagagttttatatagtactatatagttttatatagcttcatatagtactaaatagttttatatagttttattcgttttatatagttttatacagttttttatggttctatatagttttttatagttttacatagttttatatagttttgttagttttatatagttttatatagttttatagagttttatatagttttatctagttttatatagttttattagttttatatagttttatatagttttataccgtcttatagagttttatatagtttttgttagtttatatagttttaaatagtttttatagttttgttagttttatatagttttaaatagttttatacagttttatatagttttatatagttttatagagttttatatagttttataatagttttatatagttttgttagttttgtatagttttatttagttctataggagttttatataggtttatatagttttgttagtttaatatagttttatatagttttacatagtttttatatagttttacatagttttatatagttttatatagtttcatatagttctatagagttttatataggtttatatagttttgttagttttatatagttctatatagttttaattagttttatatagttttatatagttttgttagttttatatagttttatatatttttattttgttttatatagtgttatattattttacatagttttatatagttttatatagttttatatagttctatagagttttatataggtttatatagttttatatagctttatatagttctatagagttttaaatagttttatatagctttgttatttttacatagttttctatagttctatagagttttatatagatttatatagttttatatagttttattaggttttatatagttttatatagttttatatagtttatatagtttcacagagttttatatagttttatatagttttatatagttttatatagttttgttagttttgtatagttttatatagttttatatagttttatatagttttatatagttttgttagttttgtatagttttaaatagttttataccagttttatatagttttatatagttttatagagttttatatagttttatatagttttatatagttttgttagttttgtatagttttatttagttctatagagttttatataggtttatatagttttgttagtttaatatagttttatatagttttacatagttttatatagttttacatagttttatatagttttatatagtttcatatagttctatagagttttatataggtttctatagttttgttagttttatatagttctatatagttttaattagttttatatagttttatatagttttgttagttttatatagttttatatatttttattttgttttatatagtgttatattattttacatagttttatatagttttatatagttttatatagttctatagagttttatataggtttatatagttttatatagctttatatagttctatagagttttaaatagttttatatagcttgttatttttacatagttttctatagttctatagagttttatatagatttatatagttttatatagttttattagttttatatagttttatatagttttatatagttttatatagtttcacagagttttatatagttttatatagttttatatagttttatatagttttgttagttttgtatagttttatatagttttatatagttttatatagttttatatagttttgttagttttgtatagttttatatagttttatatagttttatatagttttatatagttttatatagttttatatagttttgttagttttgtatagttttatatagttttatatagttttatatagttttatatagttttgttagttttgtatagttttatatagttttatagagttttatatagtacgatatagttttatatagtttcatatagtactaaatagttttatatagttttattcgttttatatagttttatacagttttttatggttctatatagtttttttatagtttaacgtagttttatatagttttgttagttttatatagttttatatagttttatagagttttatatagttttatatagttttgttagttttgtatagttttatatagttttatatagttttatatagttttatatagttttatatagttttatatagtttgttagttttgtatagttttatatagttttatatagctttatatagttttgttagttttgtatagttttatatagttttatagagttttatatagtactatatagttttatatagcttcatatagtactaaatagttttatatagttttattcgttttatatagttttatacagttttttatggttctatatagttttttatagttttacatagttttatatagttttgttagttttatatagttttatatagttttatagagttttatatagttttatctagttttatatagttttattagttttatatagttttatatagttttataccgtcttatagagttttatatagttttgttagttttatatagttttaaatagttttttatagttttgttagttttatatagttttaaatagttttatatagttttatatagttttatatagttttatatagattcatatagtattatatagttttacattgttttattagctttatatagttttatatagttttatatagttttacatatttttatatatagttttatacagagtaatatagttctatatagttttatatagttttatacagttttatatagtcgtatagttttatatagttttatatagttttatatagttttatatagttttatatagttttattagttttattagttttatatagttttatagagttttatatagttttatatagttttatatagttttatatagttttatatagttttgttagttttgtatagttttatatagttttatagagttttatatagtactatatagttttatatagttttatatagtactatacagttttatatagttttttcgtttaatataattttgtacagttttatagagttttatatagttttgttagtattatatagttttaaatagatttttatagttttatatagttttatatagttttatatagttttatatagttttgtatagttttatatagttttatatagtcttgttagttttatatagttttatatagatttatatagttttatatagttttctatagttttatatacttttgtatagctttatatagttttatatagtgttatatagttctatatggttttatatagttttatacagttttatatagttatatagttttaaatagttttatatagttttatatagttttatatagttttatatagttttatatacttttgtatagttttatatagttttctatagttctatagagttttatatagttttatatggttttatagagttttatacagttttttatagttgtatatagttttatatagttctatagagttttatatatgtttatatagttttgttagttttgtatagttttatatagttttatacagttttatatagttatatagttttatatagttttatatagttttatatagttttatatagttttatatatttttatatatagttttatacagtgttatatagttctatatggttttatatagttttatacagtttcatatagttatatagttttatatagttttataaagttttatatagttttatatagttttatatagttttgtatagtttgatacagttttatatagttttaaatatttttatatggttttatatagtttcatatagttttatatagttttatatagtttgtatagttttatacagtttcagacagttttatatagttttatatagttttatacagttttatatggttttatagagatttattagttttattagttttattatagttttatatagttttatatagtattatacatctttatatagttatatataggtctccatagttttatacagctttatatagttttatatagttttatacagttttatacagttttatatagttttatatagttttatatagttttatataattttatatagttttatattgttttatatagttttatatagttttatatagtttatatagttttatacagtttcagacagttttgtatagttttatatagttttatatagttttattagttttatatagtattatatagttttaaatagttttatatagttttatatagttttatatagttttatatagttttatatagttttatatagttttatatagttttacatagttttatatagttttatacagttttatatagttttctatagttttatatagttttatatagttttatatagttttatatagttttgttagttttgttagttttgtatagttttatattgttttatatagttttatatagttttacatagttttatatagttttatttgttttatatagttttatatagttttatatagttttatattgtttgatacagttttatatagttttcaatatttttatatggtttatatagttttatatagttttatatagttttatatagtttgtatagttttatacagtttcagacagttttatatagttttatatagttttatatagttttatatagtttgtatagttttatacagtttcagacagttttatattgttttatatagttttatatagttttatatagtttatatagttttatacagtttcagacagtattgtatagttttatatagttttatatagttttattagttttatatagtattatatagttttaaatagttttatatagttttatatagttttatatagttttatatagttttatatagttttatatagttttatatagttttatatagttttatattgttttatatagttttatatagttttatgtagtttgtatagttttatacagtttcagacagttttatatagtttcatatagttttatacagtttcatatggttttatatagatttagtagttttattagttttattacagctttatatacttttttttatatagtattatacatctttatatagttatatatagttctccatagttttatacagctttatatagttttatatagtttcatatagttttattagttctatagagttttatataggtttatatagttttgttagttttgtatatttttatatagttttatatagttttatatagttttatatagttttaaatagttttatatagttttatatagatttatatagtgttatatagttttatagagttttacatagttttatttagttttgttagttttatatagttttatataatttcatatagttttgttagttttgtattgttttctaaagttttatatagttttatatagttttatatagttttgttagttttgtatagttttatatagttttatatagttttatatagttttgttagttttgtatagttttatataattttatatagttttgttagttttgtattgttttatatagttttttatagttttatagagttttatatagttttatatagtactatatagttttatatagttttattaattttatatagtattgtatagttttatatagttttacatagttttgttacttttatatagttttatatagttttatagaatttcatatagttttatatagttttattagttatatatagttttatatagttttatatagtttttgttgtgtacgcgttttctattcgaaaatcttatagggaaacccgtacgtcgcacgccgacttaactttgtgcgaactgtttggaaagtggactgtatctaattacttcagtgaagaatactttagtgtttatttttgcttagttcaataataatcgtcagcggcgagagtatacaacgacgtctatgttccgtcttgtgtcttgttccaaatgtttcttgtgtgtctagttccaaatgtttcttgtgtgtctcgttccaaatgtttctagtctagttccaaatgtttcttgtgtctcgttccaaatgtttcttgtctCTACTcggtaccttgcgtgggtttttataaaccttttttggtaggggagtacaaactttgtccgagtgggactcaaccggtgatcctggagggggttgccgattgcagcccctgggtgacccacgcaagggtcttgaacgttcttaacactgaccatagcgagtaataaaaccaaggatcgcctcgacttctggcaaacagatgtaagttaaagttatggtaaatctacaaaactggcaaaacgtgccgaagcaaatacgactaaattattgaagtaatggttccttgggcttttatttctgctatggtaaaaaatattcagggctccaatgtgcctcgcagaaggtgtctcaataaccctcctaaagagGTTTAGCGACGCAACACACCGGCCCCCTTGAACGGTTACGTtcaacaaaattacaatatggACAATGCTAATAGTAATGCGATAAATACAATTGACAGTCTGTTGGTTTGTGTATCGGTCCACTCGTACTCCGGTAGTGCTTGTAGTGAACCACCAATCAGGAAATGCGCAGGGGTTAAGGCGGTAAAGTCGTTGGGATCGGAGGATAAGGGTGTCAGCGGGCGGAAATTTAATATAGCTTCGATTTCGATCATAATACGATTGAATTGTTCGTAGGTGAACATGGCCTCCTTGCGAAGAAACGTTTTATCGCGGCTATACACGCTTCCGTAGTTAAATCTGTGACTAGTTCTAAATGCGTCGCCCTTGTaacaaacatataaatataaccCCGTAACCCttcattgtttttaaatttctatattgttttttttttttttttttttttttttcttaggAGAAAATGGCCCACAATAGTCTATACCTGCGTTTTCAAATGGACGTGCCTGGGTCACACGGTCCTTCTGTAGGTTACCCATAACGTACGCAGGTAGCTTGGGATTAGCCCTAAAGCAATTCACACATTTTATCGAGGAAAATCTATTTACAAATTCGGATGTATCGATAGTTGCCATTAACGTTTTAAATTCTCGTTGTTCTGGAATCTCGATAACTGGTAGTTTGACGAAAGGCCATGTTTCTTCGGCCTGGGAAAGCCAATGCGGACCCTTTAACCATTGTTGGTTGTTAAGGAGCTGCGTTGGTGTTTGACCGCGGGATATATAGTCAGCTGGATTTTCCAGACTAGCAATATGATACCAATTATGAATTTCGGTCTGCCTTTGAATTTCACTAACCCGATTTGCGATAAATGTTTTTAGAGTGTGCGGTGGTGTCTTAATCCAGTGTAGTGTAACCGTCGAATCGGACCATAATAAAACCTTTTCTATTTTAAGATGGCTTAAGGCCTCGATGGTCTCCTTGGTCAGGTCGGCTAATAATTTAGCAGCACATAATTCTAATCGCGGTAACGAAATGGTTTTTACAGGGGTGATTCTAGATTTTGCGCATACTAAGCTAGCGTTACATCTGCCTTCTTTATTAACGGAGCGTAAATAGAGACATGCACCGTATGCAGCCTCACTAGCGTCGGCGAATCCGAGCAGTTGTATTGCCACTGAGTGTTTGAGCACCGTTGCCCTAGGTATTACAAACTCATTTAATTGTGGTAATTCCCTCTTAAAGTCTATCCACATTGTTTCCAGCGATTGAGGGACAGACTCATCCCAGCTTAGATGTGCCTTCCATAGTACCTGCATAATTATTTTTGCGCGAACTATTACTGGCCCTAATAACCCTAACGGATCGAACAATTGCGCAATCTGCGATAAGATTGAACGCTTGGTCGGCCGAACATCTCCCGTGGTCTTTATGATATACATAATTTCGTCTGTATGGGTTTTCCAACTAATACCTAATGCCTTTCTTGTTTCGTTTATGTCTAATGAAATAGTGCACTCGTGGTTTCCTAATTCTAAACCCTTAACTAAAAATTCATCATTCGAGGTCCACTGTCTTAAATTAAACCCTCCTAGCCTTGCTAACCCGATTGcttgatttcttaattttaaagcTAATTCGCGAGTCTCAACCCCGGTTATCAAGTCGTCCATGTAAAAGTCTCTTTTAAAAATTCCGACTGCTATGGGGAATTTGTCGCGTTCGTTGTCTGCTAACTGTTGCAAACAACGTACTGCTAAGAATGGAGCTGATGTTGTTCCGTATGTTACTGTGTTTAATTGAAACGTCCTAATTGGTTTGTCTGGTGATTCACGCCATAAGATGCGTTGGTAGATTCTGTCCTCAGGGTGTAATCTAATCTGGCGAATCATCTTCTCAATATCTGCTGTTAATACATACGTGTGAGACCGGAATcggagaaatattttgtataaactcTGTTGTAACTGAGGCCTATTTAATAGTGTATCATTTAACGAAATACCGGTGGAGGTTTTCGCGGAGGCGTCGAATACTACGCGAACCCTTGTCGTCTCACTCGCTTCCTTTATTACCGCGTGGTGCGGCAGGTAAAAAACGTCGGCTGCCTCGTTTCCGTTGACTTGGGTCATGTGCCCTAACTGCTCATATTCCCTTAAGAATTCTGTGTAACCCTTTAACAGACCCTTATCTAA
The DNA window shown above is from Nomia melanderi isolate GNS246 unplaced genomic scaffold, iyNomMela1 scaffold0568, whole genome shotgun sequence and carries:
- the LOC143176457 gene encoding uncharacterized protein LOC143176457 codes for the protein MANPQESTQLKGLKRQRRSIKGQLTRIENYVNEGVHSNIHEFQVRKERNALRGEIVSVISTLNASEPNYLVAWDLLQKRCNKPRQIVHAHLKDTTERDVDGRYWVRLPFNERRQILGSSREIALRRFDALERKIHLDKGLLKGYTEFLREYEQLGHMTQVNGNEAADVFYLPHHAVIKEASETTRVRVVFDASAKTSTGISLNDTLLNRPQLQQSLYKIFLRFRSHTYVLTADIEKMIRQIRLHPEDRIYQRILWRESPDKPIRTFQLNTVTYGTTSAPFLAVRCLQQLADNERDKFPIAVGIFKRDFYMDDLITGVETRELALKLRNQAIGLARLGGFNLRQWTSNDEFLVKGLELGNHECTISLDINETRKALGISWKTHTDEIMYIIKTTGDVRPTKRSILSQIAQLFDPLGLLGPVIVRAKIIMQVLWKAHLSWDESVPQSLETMWIDFKRELPQLNEFVIPRATVLKHSVAIQLLGFADASEAAYGACLYLRSVNKEGRCNASLVCAKSRITPVKTISLPRLELCAAKLLADLTKETIEALSHLKIEKVLLWSDSTVTLHWIKTPPHTLKTFIANRVSEIQRQTEIHNWYHIASLENPADYISRGQTPTQLLNNQQWLKGPHWLSQAEETWPFVKLPVIEIPEQREFKTLMATIDTSEFVNRFSSIKCVNCFRANPKLPAYVMGNLQKDRVTQARPFENA